In one Dermatophilaceae bacterium Sec6.4 genomic region, the following are encoded:
- the rimM gene encoding ribosome maturation factor RimM (Essential for efficient processing of 16S rRNA) has product MDEVLVARIGRPNGLKGAVTVQSHTDQPAERFVPGADFVTEPSIGALTIRSARLQGMTWVLAFEEVTDREGAEAIRGTRLLAEPDSPGGDDGFYEDDLVGLDVVLLDGSPVGTVTALHQRPAQDLIEVELVGGGAAYVPFVDQIVPQVDLEGGRITIDPPPGLLELAGA; this is encoded by the coding sequence ATGGATGAGGTGTTGGTTGCGCGAATCGGTCGTCCGAACGGACTCAAGGGCGCGGTGACGGTTCAGTCGCACACCGATCAGCCGGCGGAGCGTTTCGTCCCGGGAGCAGACTTCGTCACCGAACCCTCGATCGGGGCGCTGACGATCCGCTCGGCCAGATTGCAGGGTATGACGTGGGTACTGGCGTTCGAGGAGGTGACCGACCGGGAGGGGGCCGAGGCAATCCGGGGTACGCGGCTGCTCGCAGAGCCGGACTCGCCCGGCGGGGACGACGGGTTCTACGAAGACGACCTGGTGGGCCTCGACGTCGTCCTGCTCGACGGGTCGCCGGTGGGCACGGTGACAGCTCTGCACCAACGCCCGGCGCAGGATCTCATTGAGGTCGAGCTCGTGGGCGGTGGCGCTGCCTACGTGCCGTTCGTGGATCAGATCGTGCCGCAGGTCGATCTGGAAGGTGGCCGGATCACCATCGATCCTCCCCCCGGGCTGCTGGAACTGGCCGGAGCCTGA
- a CDS encoding tyrosine recombinase XerC, producing MQVPDDADAAGGRLPQSRVCGPVGLVQQLPAFERHLRFEKGRSAHTVRAYLSDLNALADFLAVGGTDAVQDVELADLRSWLAAQDRSGAARSSIARRAASARGFFGWAHRTGRVPTDPALRLASPGRRQHLPAVLRHDEAENLMNLAATTAEDSDPVHVRDHAMLELLYASGIRVGELVGLDVDDVDLTQLLVTVIGKGDKERTVPFGVPAAHALQRWLSIRPDLVTSSSGPAMFLGRRGGRVDPRTVRTSLTALLQHAPGTTTIGPHGLRHSAATHLLDGGADLRMVQELLGHASLATTQVYTHVSVERLRASFVQAHPRA from the coding sequence ATGCAGGTACCGGATGATGCTGACGCAGCAGGCGGTCGCCTGCCGCAGTCACGGGTCTGCGGTCCTGTGGGGCTGGTGCAGCAGTTGCCGGCCTTCGAGCGGCATCTGCGGTTCGAGAAGGGCCGATCAGCGCACACGGTGCGCGCCTACCTTTCGGATCTGAATGCGCTTGCGGACTTCCTGGCCGTGGGCGGTACTGACGCTGTGCAGGATGTAGAGCTTGCTGACCTGCGGTCCTGGCTAGCGGCGCAGGACCGGTCCGGCGCAGCCCGTAGCAGCATCGCGCGACGAGCCGCCTCGGCCCGTGGTTTCTTCGGGTGGGCCCACCGGACGGGACGGGTGCCCACTGATCCAGCGCTGCGGCTGGCGTCCCCGGGCCGCCGGCAGCACCTGCCCGCTGTCTTGCGTCACGATGAGGCGGAGAACCTGATGAATCTCGCCGCAACCACGGCAGAGGACAGCGACCCCGTTCATGTTCGCGACCACGCAATGCTGGAGTTGCTCTACGCGAGCGGAATCCGGGTGGGCGAGCTCGTGGGTCTCGATGTCGACGACGTCGATCTGACTCAGTTGCTGGTGACAGTGATCGGTAAGGGAGACAAGGAGCGCACTGTCCCGTTCGGCGTCCCCGCCGCCCACGCCCTGCAACGGTGGCTGTCGATCCGACCCGATCTGGTCACTTCCTCCTCCGGGCCGGCGATGTTCCTGGGTCGCCGCGGTGGTCGCGTGGATCCGCGTACGGTACGAACCAGCCTGACCGCGTTGTTGCAACATGCGCCGGGCACCACAACGATCGGTCCGCACGGGTTGCGGCACAGCGCGGCCACGCACCTGCTCGACGGTGGCGCCGACCTTCGAATGGTCCAGGAACTACTGGGGCATGCCAGTCTGGCGACAACGCAGGTTTACACCCACGTATCGGTGGAACGGCTCCGCGCGTCATTCGTCCAGGCGCATCCGCGGGCATGA
- the dprA gene encoding DNA-processing protein DprA — translation MSVLQDDRACRIALCKVGEPMDPTIGSLVAERGPVRAWHQIARNPASTYQRFAARVADLDVDRVRHAADALHIRIVIPSDPEWPTGLNDLELPPLCLWVRGPAQLAPSCVRSASIVGARLATAYGETVATGLAHDLGARGFSIVSGGAFGIDAAAHRGALRAGAVTIAAMAGGVDRLYPAGNSALLEEILLTGAVISECAPGSSPQRHRFLARNRLIAALTPGTIVVEAGIRSGSLNTARNAERLHRVVAAVPGPVTSTSSVGTNELIRQGIACLVTDVGECVEILGDYGADLGPCRVGEKTAVDGLPEVPRRVLDALAPRRSCSVDQLTRSAGLSVGEVLGGLGALELNGLAVRSPEGWRRAG, via the coding sequence GTGAGCGTGCTGCAGGACGATCGGGCCTGCCGGATCGCCCTGTGCAAGGTCGGCGAACCCATGGACCCGACGATCGGTTCCCTGGTGGCCGAGCGGGGCCCGGTACGCGCATGGCACCAGATCGCTCGCAATCCCGCGAGCACCTACCAGCGGTTCGCAGCGCGGGTCGCCGACCTGGACGTCGACCGCGTTCGGCATGCAGCGGATGCGCTGCATATCCGGATTGTGATCCCGAGTGACCCGGAATGGCCGACCGGCTTGAACGATCTGGAGTTGCCGCCGCTGTGCCTCTGGGTTCGCGGTCCGGCGCAGCTGGCGCCCTCCTGCGTTCGTAGTGCATCCATCGTCGGAGCGAGGTTGGCCACGGCGTACGGCGAGACCGTGGCGACCGGTCTGGCCCACGACCTGGGAGCCCGTGGATTCTCGATCGTGTCCGGTGGCGCATTCGGGATCGACGCAGCCGCGCACCGCGGTGCTCTTCGGGCCGGAGCCGTGACGATAGCGGCGATGGCGGGTGGTGTGGACCGTCTCTATCCGGCCGGAAACTCCGCCCTGTTGGAGGAGATCCTGCTCACGGGGGCGGTCATCTCCGAATGCGCACCGGGCAGCTCGCCTCAACGGCACCGGTTTCTGGCCCGCAACCGACTGATCGCGGCTTTGACACCGGGCACCATCGTGGTCGAGGCGGGGATCAGGTCCGGTTCATTGAATACCGCTCGCAACGCGGAGCGGCTGCACCGCGTCGTGGCAGCGGTGCCGGGACCGGTGACCTCCACGAGCAGCGTGGGCACCAACGAACTGATCCGTCAGGGTATTGCCTGCCTGGTCACCGATGTCGGCGAGTGCGTCGAGATCCTCGGGGACTACGGGGCCGATCTCGGGCCCTGCAGGGTCGGCGAAAAGACTGCCGTCGACGGGTTGCCCGAGGTGCCACGACGCGTCTTGGATGCTCTTGCTCCGCGCCGCTCGTGCAGCGTCGATCAGCTCACCAGGTCCGCTGGGCTGTCGGTGGGGGAGGTGCTGGGCGGCCTGGGCGCCCTGGAGCTGAACGGGCTCGCCGTGCGATCGCCGGAAGGCTGGCGCCGGGCGGGATAG
- the lepB gene encoding signal peptidase I, producing the protein MTSGSESPSGRREGSWWAATREIVVVVVVALVLSFLLKTFLLQPFWIPSPSMNDTLVRGDRVVVSKLTPKVFDLKRGDVVVFEDPNHWLGPDLGDHPGTAKKAMEFVGLYPGGDNHLIKRLIGLPGDHVKCCNAQGRLTINGVAILEPYVPRGTAPSLLKFDVTVPKGRVWVMGDNRGDSSDSRYHDNGTGATGSVPIADITGRADVIVWPLDRITWLSNYSTTFAKVPSP; encoded by the coding sequence GTGACTTCCGGATCTGAAAGCCCCAGCGGGCGACGCGAGGGGTCGTGGTGGGCAGCGACCCGCGAAATCGTGGTCGTCGTCGTTGTTGCACTGGTGTTGTCCTTCTTGCTCAAAACTTTTCTCCTGCAGCCATTCTGGATACCTTCCCCATCGATGAATGACACCCTCGTGCGCGGCGATCGGGTCGTGGTCAGCAAGCTCACCCCCAAAGTGTTCGACCTCAAACGTGGCGACGTCGTTGTCTTCGAGGATCCCAACCACTGGTTGGGCCCGGATCTCGGGGATCATCCCGGGACCGCGAAGAAGGCGATGGAGTTCGTGGGGCTCTACCCCGGCGGTGACAATCACCTGATCAAGCGGTTGATCGGACTGCCCGGTGACCACGTGAAGTGCTGTAATGCCCAGGGGCGGTTGACGATCAACGGTGTGGCGATCCTGGAGCCCTACGTGCCCCGCGGAACAGCGCCCAGCCTGCTCAAGTTCGACGTCACCGTCCCCAAGGGCAGGGTGTGGGTGATGGGTGACAACCGTGGCGACTCCAGTGATTCCCGCTATCACGACAACGGCACCGGTGCCACGGGATCCGTGCCGATCGCCGATATCACCGGGCGGGCCGATGTCATCGTGTGGCCGCTGGACCGCATAACCTGGCTCAGCAATTACTCCACGACCTTCGCGAAGGTGCCTTCCCCTTGA
- the rplS gene encoding 50S ribosomal protein L19 produces MQKFDDIDAASLRSDIPQFRAGDNVKVHVKVIEGTRSRVQIFQGVVIRRHGGGVGETFTVRKISFGVGVERTFPLHTPVIDHIEVASRGDVRRAKLYYLRNLRGKAAKIKEKRDAPAVKPSKA; encoded by the coding sequence ATGCAGAAGTTCGACGACATCGATGCAGCCAGTCTGCGGTCCGACATCCCGCAGTTCCGCGCCGGCGACAACGTCAAGGTGCACGTGAAGGTCATCGAGGGCACCCGTAGTCGTGTCCAGATCTTTCAGGGAGTCGTCATCCGACGTCACGGCGGCGGTGTGGGCGAGACCTTCACCGTGCGCAAGATCAGCTTCGGTGTCGGTGTCGAGCGCACCTTCCCGCTGCATACCCCGGTGATCGACCACATCGAGGTCGCTTCACGTGGTGACGTGCGCCGCGCCAAGTTGTACTACCTGCGCAACCTTCGCGGCAAGGCTGCCAAGATCAAGGAAAAGCGCGACGCCCCTGCAGTCAAGCCCAGCAAGGCCTGA
- a CDS encoding MFS transporter has protein sequence MTTTRPALGSPSALAGVLVAFTANGFGYGAIGALTPALRDQLHTDALGIGVLLMSLGLSAIVGINLGGRSSDARGALRPMQIGTLAMGLGLLLLPWATSIWTACVAGLLIGLGNGALDVSMNALAVQVEQHRERPVMSRLHAFFSVGTLGVSLLVLLLGAAALSGAGLARVALTTVGVALLGSVYFQDRLSAQSEVVAHADADGRKSAVPRAAWLLGLMAICFAIAEGTAMDWSAFDVKVIAEVSDSTAALGVVAVSATMVTIRLLGDAAVHAMGRRAVVRSGAAVAAGGYLICVVAGPLWLLLTGWAVVGLGMGLVAPQIYGLAGNLAGGRGLSVVVSMGYAAGLLGPGVIGTLVHAFGIAHALIAPLSLALLLSGLSVVMPEVRRGGPPTQAPS, from the coding sequence GTGACCACCACCCGCCCTGCGCTGGGCAGCCCGTCGGCGCTCGCTGGAGTGCTCGTCGCCTTCACCGCCAACGGATTCGGCTATGGCGCTATCGGAGCCCTGACACCCGCGCTGCGCGACCAGCTGCACACCGACGCACTCGGGATCGGTGTTCTGCTGATGTCCCTGGGCTTGTCCGCGATCGTCGGCATCAACCTCGGGGGTCGCAGCTCCGATGCGCGCGGGGCGTTACGGCCGATGCAGATCGGCACCCTGGCGATGGGTCTCGGATTGCTGCTGCTGCCCTGGGCGACGTCGATATGGACGGCGTGCGTGGCCGGGCTCCTGATCGGTCTCGGTAACGGCGCGCTCGATGTCTCGATGAATGCACTCGCCGTGCAGGTCGAACAGCACCGGGAACGGCCGGTGATGAGTCGGCTGCATGCGTTCTTTTCCGTCGGGACCCTGGGCGTGTCCCTCCTGGTGCTGTTGTTGGGTGCTGCAGCACTGTCGGGGGCAGGACTGGCGCGTGTCGCGCTCACCACGGTCGGCGTTGCGTTACTGGGCAGCGTCTACTTTCAGGATCGGCTCTCAGCTCAGTCCGAGGTGGTCGCGCACGCCGACGCAGACGGTAGGAAGAGCGCAGTCCCGCGGGCAGCGTGGCTGCTGGGCCTGATGGCCATCTGCTTCGCCATCGCAGAGGGCACCGCGATGGACTGGTCGGCGTTCGATGTGAAAGTGATCGCCGAGGTTTCGGACTCGACCGCGGCGCTCGGGGTGGTCGCTGTGTCGGCCACGATGGTTACCATCCGGCTCCTCGGCGACGCTGCCGTGCATGCCATGGGCCGCCGCGCGGTCGTCCGATCCGGCGCGGCCGTCGCTGCGGGCGGCTACCTGATCTGTGTGGTAGCCGGTCCGCTCTGGCTCCTGCTCACCGGCTGGGCCGTCGTGGGCCTGGGCATGGGGCTGGTCGCACCGCAGATCTACGGGCTCGCCGGCAACCTCGCCGGGGGACGAGGGCTGTCCGTGGTGGTTTCGATGGGGTACGCGGCGGGTCTACTCGGGCCCGGCGTGATCGGCACCCTCGTGCATGCCTTCGGCATTGCCCATGCGCTGATCGCTCCGCTGTCGCTGGCGCTGCTGCTGTCCGGGTTGAGCGTTGTCATGCCCGAGGTGCGACGCGGCGGGCCCCCTACGCAAGCACCATCCTGA
- a CDS encoding RNA-binding protein, with protein MLEEALEHLVKGIVDHEDDVVVTHKDGRRGEMLEVRVHPDDLGRVIGRSGRTASALRTVVGALASGRNIRVDIVDTDQVR; from the coding sequence TTGCTGGAAGAAGCTCTCGAGCACCTTGTCAAAGGCATCGTCGATCACGAAGACGATGTCGTGGTGACGCACAAGGACGGCCGACGCGGCGAGATGCTCGAGGTGCGCGTGCACCCCGATGATCTCGGTCGGGTGATCGGACGCTCGGGTCGCACGGCGTCCGCGCTTCGCACGGTCGTGGGAGCGCTCGCCAGCGGTCGCAACATTCGTGTCGACATCGTCGACACAGATCAGGTGCGCTGA
- a CDS encoding ribonuclease HII — protein MERALQRDGHRVLCGMDEVGRGALAGPVSVGAVVIDERTPTAPVGVRDSKLLTPAARVRMVPRLQRWALAYAVGHASAAEIDQVGIMAALRLAGQRALAALDVLPDLVILDGNCDWLSDPGAQGLFELTCDRPSVPPVVTMIKADMKCSSVAAASVLAKVERDALLTLLHQDFPQFNWAGNKGYSAPDHLAAINVHGPCEMHRRSWRPFAAAVPDSVEVTSDREAQIVKEWA, from the coding sequence ATGGAGCGTGCCCTGCAACGGGATGGTCATCGGGTGCTGTGTGGGATGGACGAGGTGGGTCGGGGCGCACTCGCCGGTCCGGTTTCCGTCGGAGCGGTCGTGATCGACGAACGCACTCCCACGGCTCCGGTCGGCGTGCGCGACTCCAAACTGCTCACGCCCGCTGCGCGGGTACGCATGGTGCCGCGGTTGCAACGGTGGGCGTTGGCCTACGCAGTCGGGCATGCGAGTGCCGCAGAAATCGATCAGGTCGGCATCATGGCAGCGTTGCGGTTGGCCGGGCAGCGGGCGCTCGCGGCGTTGGATGTCCTGCCGGACCTGGTGATCCTTGATGGCAATTGCGACTGGCTGAGTGATCCGGGTGCACAGGGTCTTTTCGAGCTGACCTGCGATCGTCCGTCGGTGCCGCCCGTGGTCACGATGATCAAAGCGGACATGAAGTGTTCCTCGGTCGCGGCTGCAAGTGTGCTGGCCAAGGTCGAGCGCGACGCACTGTTGACCCTGCTCCATCAGGATTTCCCGCAGTTCAACTGGGCCGGGAACAAGGGATATTCGGCGCCCGACCATCTGGCCGCGATCAACGTGCACGGTCCGTGCGAGATGCACCGTCGATCCTGGCGGCCGTTCGCAGCGGCAGTTCCCGATAGCGTCGAGGTAACGTCCGACCGCGAAGCACAGATTGTGAAGGAGTGGGCGTGA
- the trmD gene encoding tRNA (guanosine(37)-N1)-methyltransferase TrmD produces MRIDVVSIFTDYLAPLDLSLIGKARRDGVLDVRVHDLRDFTHDRHRTVDDTPYGGGAGMVMKPEPWATALDEVAASGDERPVLVVPGPGGAPFTQAMAHELAGHPWLVFACGRYEGIDERVYDYAAATMQVRVISLGDYVLNGGEVAALAMIEAVARLLPGVIGNAASLDEESHEGGLLEYPVYTKPAQWRDYSVPSVLLSGDHGAISSWRREQRLRRTAERRPDLLHPSAAVRTSQLELVPAGLGDVGELLTLTHACWLSAGIENATLDIPAQHETYDSLALSLQNTKTYVTRVDGRLIASVRGRQLDDDWEIERLMVAPDLRGRGLGRWLLQQVEAYAPAGVTAYSLFTGDRSRGPLRLYRAAGYRRAGAGPHDRTVRLRKQLDGGDPN; encoded by the coding sequence GTGCGCATCGACGTCGTCTCGATCTTCACTGACTACCTCGCACCACTGGACCTGTCGCTGATTGGAAAGGCGCGCCGCGACGGCGTCCTCGATGTTCGGGTGCACGATCTGCGGGACTTCACCCACGACCGGCACCGAACCGTCGACGACACGCCGTACGGAGGTGGCGCGGGGATGGTCATGAAACCCGAGCCATGGGCGACAGCCTTGGACGAGGTAGCGGCCAGCGGCGACGAGCGTCCCGTTCTGGTCGTGCCCGGCCCCGGTGGTGCGCCCTTCACACAGGCGATGGCTCACGAGCTGGCCGGGCATCCGTGGTTGGTGTTTGCCTGCGGCCGCTACGAGGGCATCGACGAGCGGGTGTACGACTACGCGGCGGCGACGATGCAGGTGCGGGTCATCTCGCTCGGCGACTACGTGCTGAATGGGGGCGAGGTCGCGGCGCTGGCCATGATCGAAGCCGTGGCCAGGTTGTTACCGGGCGTGATCGGCAATGCCGCCTCACTCGATGAGGAATCCCATGAGGGGGGCCTGCTCGAATACCCCGTCTACACCAAACCTGCCCAGTGGCGCGACTATTCGGTCCCATCGGTGCTGCTGTCGGGCGACCATGGCGCAATCTCCTCGTGGCGCCGCGAGCAGCGACTGCGCCGCACCGCCGAGCGCCGACCAGATTTGCTGCATCCCTCGGCTGCCGTCCGGACCTCGCAGCTGGAGCTGGTACCCGCCGGCCTCGGTGACGTGGGCGAACTGCTCACGCTGACCCACGCCTGCTGGTTGTCGGCGGGTATCGAGAACGCAACGCTCGATATTCCGGCACAGCATGAGACCTACGATTCCCTGGCCCTCTCACTGCAGAACACGAAGACCTACGTGACCCGCGTTGACGGACGGTTGATCGCGTCGGTCCGCGGCCGGCAGCTCGACGACGACTGGGAGATCGAGCGGCTGATGGTCGCGCCGGATCTGCGCGGACGTGGGTTGGGACGATGGCTGCTGCAGCAGGTCGAGGCATACGCGCCGGCCGGGGTCACCGCCTACAGCCTGTTCACCGGTGACCGCAGTCGAGGTCCGCTGCGTCTGTATCGCGCGGCCGGCTACCGGCGCGCGGGCGCCGGACCGCACGATCGCACCGTCCGGTTGCGCAAGCAGCTCGACGGAGGCGACCCGAACTGA
- the lepB gene encoding signal peptidase I, protein MTDHTHDRADSEPDPVPSNDSAPAPGQIPAQPVAQPTRRSRGAFIRELAIVVVVALGLSFLVKTFVIQPFSIPSASMENTLITGDRILVSKFTPQHSDLHRGDVIVFSRPPTWGETTSNPNLFKRVVKDALIGVGVLPGGPDHLVKRLIGLPGDHVVCCNAAHQITINGKAITETYLPPGTKSDSGAAAGVPPKFNIVVPAGKVWVLGDNRGFSADSRYHDQGTGGIDGTVPIADVTGQVVAIAWPINRIGALPNANSVFSDIPKPKP, encoded by the coding sequence ATGACAGACCACACTCACGATCGAGCCGACTCGGAGCCGGATCCGGTGCCGTCGAACGACTCAGCGCCGGCCCCAGGGCAGATCCCGGCGCAGCCGGTCGCGCAGCCCACCCGACGTTCTCGGGGTGCTTTCATCCGTGAGCTGGCGATCGTCGTGGTGGTCGCTCTCGGTCTGTCGTTTTTGGTGAAGACGTTCGTGATCCAGCCGTTTTCGATCCCGTCGGCGTCAATGGAGAACACTCTCATCACCGGCGACCGGATCCTCGTCAGCAAGTTCACCCCCCAGCACTCAGACCTGCACCGCGGTGACGTCATCGTGTTCTCCAGGCCGCCGACATGGGGGGAGACGACGTCCAATCCGAACTTGTTCAAGCGCGTCGTGAAAGACGCACTGATCGGGGTGGGTGTACTCCCTGGCGGTCCGGATCACCTGGTCAAGCGGCTGATCGGACTCCCTGGGGATCACGTCGTGTGCTGCAACGCTGCGCACCAGATCACCATCAACGGCAAGGCGATCACCGAGACCTACCTGCCGCCGGGGACGAAATCTGATTCCGGTGCAGCAGCAGGGGTACCACCGAAATTCAATATCGTCGTGCCGGCCGGGAAGGTGTGGGTGCTCGGCGACAACCGGGGGTTCTCCGCCGATTCCAGGTACCACGATCAGGGCACCGGCGGTATCGACGGCACCGTGCCGATCGCCGACGTCACCGGTCAGGTCGTTGCCATTGCCTGGCCGATCAACCGCATCGGAGCCCTACCCAACGCCAACTCGGTGTTCTCCGACATCCCCAAACCCAAGCCGTGA
- a CDS encoding YifB family Mg chelatase-like AAA ATPase, which translates to MSLGCTRSVALRGIEGTIVYVEANSAQGLPAFTVTGMPDAACRQSPERIRAACGNSNLELPKGRIIVNLSPAALPKQGSGFDLAIAIAALAAAEVVDTEVVRDVVHLGELALDGTVRSVPGVLSAVLAAAKGGATQVVVPAANAAEASLVPGILVTPIRTLSQLVARYEMVRKREPLPDLSFDRPVPQTLPLVPDLADVSGQEEARHAVEVAAAGGHHMAMIGPPGAGKTMIAERLPGVLPVLDRHQAIEVTAIHSVLGALDDRVLLDRPPFVAPHHGASMAAVIGGGSGPIRPGAVSRAHRGVLFLDESPEFRRDVLDALRQPLESGRVTIARADRVATYPARFQLVLAANPCPCGKNFGKGSACSCSVMMRRGYLNKLSGPLMDRVDVHLRIAPVTRASLAGPGGESSEAVAGRIVAARDLQKRRWEGTGWTLNSHAPGPALRSRWRLPQSSTAALDGALETGAITMRGYDRCLRVAWTLADLEGLKTPGPDHLYRALALRTNAVAS; encoded by the coding sequence GTGAGCCTTGGATGTACCCGCAGCGTTGCGCTGCGCGGGATCGAGGGCACCATCGTCTACGTCGAGGCCAACTCGGCTCAGGGCCTGCCGGCCTTCACTGTCACCGGGATGCCGGACGCGGCCTGCCGGCAGTCGCCGGAGCGTATTCGAGCGGCCTGCGGTAACAGCAACCTCGAGCTTCCCAAGGGTCGCATCATCGTGAATCTGTCCCCGGCGGCGTTGCCCAAGCAAGGGTCGGGATTTGATCTCGCAATTGCGATAGCGGCGCTTGCAGCCGCGGAGGTTGTCGATACAGAGGTCGTTCGTGATGTGGTGCATCTGGGCGAACTGGCGCTGGACGGAACGGTGCGCTCGGTCCCGGGGGTCCTTTCTGCAGTGCTCGCTGCTGCCAAGGGCGGTGCGACACAGGTAGTCGTTCCTGCGGCCAACGCTGCGGAGGCCTCGCTGGTGCCTGGCATATTGGTAACACCCATCCGCACGCTGTCTCAGCTGGTCGCTCGGTACGAGATGGTCAGGAAGCGCGAGCCGCTGCCCGACCTCTCGTTCGACCGTCCGGTGCCACAGACCCTGCCGCTGGTGCCGGACCTGGCAGATGTGTCCGGCCAGGAAGAGGCGCGGCATGCGGTCGAGGTAGCTGCGGCAGGTGGTCATCACATGGCGATGATCGGCCCGCCGGGTGCCGGCAAGACCATGATTGCCGAGCGTCTACCGGGTGTTCTTCCGGTCCTCGACCGCCACCAGGCGATCGAGGTCACCGCGATCCATTCGGTGCTCGGCGCTTTGGACGACCGGGTTCTGCTGGACCGCCCTCCGTTCGTCGCGCCGCATCACGGGGCCTCGATGGCCGCTGTGATCGGAGGGGGCAGCGGGCCGATTCGCCCCGGTGCGGTGAGCCGCGCCCACCGTGGGGTGCTGTTCTTGGACGAGTCGCCGGAATTTCGGCGGGACGTCCTGGATGCGTTGCGGCAGCCGTTGGAGTCCGGTCGAGTCACCATCGCGCGGGCAGACCGGGTGGCGACATACCCGGCGCGTTTCCAGCTGGTCCTGGCAGCCAACCCGTGTCCGTGCGGTAAGAACTTCGGAAAGGGATCCGCGTGTAGTTGCTCGGTCATGATGCGCCGCGGCTACCTGAACAAACTGTCCGGGCCGCTGATGGACCGCGTCGATGTGCATCTGCGGATCGCGCCCGTGACTCGAGCAAGCCTGGCCGGCCCCGGGGGTGAGTCCAGCGAAGCGGTCGCCGGTCGCATTGTTGCGGCCCGTGACCTGCAGAAGCGCCGTTGGGAAGGCACTGGGTGGACCTTGAACTCGCACGCTCCCGGGCCCGCGTTACGCAGCCGTTGGCGGCTGCCGCAGTCCAGCACGGCAGCCCTCGACGGTGCGTTGGAAACCGGCGCTATTACGATGCGCGGTTACGACCGTTGCCTACGAGTGGCGTGGACGTTGGCCGATCTGGAAGGCCTGAAAACTCCTGGGCCCGACCATCTCTACCGCGCCTTGGCCCTACGTACCAATGCGGTGGCGTCGTGA
- a CDS encoding YraN family protein → MNASVSNGRVDPRHVLGRAGEDYAVEYLRLQGLVVIERNWRCRAGELDVVALDEVADTLVIVEVKTRRSTTYGRPVEAVTRLKGARLRQLAHAWLREHPVAVTSVRIDVVGILVRPRTAPIIEHIRDVW, encoded by the coding sequence ATGAATGCGTCTGTATCCAACGGACGGGTCGATCCACGGCATGTGCTGGGTCGAGCGGGCGAGGACTATGCCGTGGAGTATCTGCGGCTGCAAGGCCTGGTGGTCATCGAGCGCAACTGGCGGTGTCGCGCCGGTGAGCTCGACGTGGTGGCGCTGGACGAGGTGGCCGACACCCTCGTGATCGTCGAGGTCAAGACCAGGCGTAGTACGACGTACGGCCGCCCGGTGGAGGCGGTGACGCGCCTCAAGGGAGCCAGGCTCCGGCAGTTGGCTCATGCCTGGTTGCGCGAGCATCCCGTTGCGGTGACGAGCGTGCGTATCGACGTCGTGGGGATTCTGGTGCGGCCGCGCACTGCGCCGATCATCGAACACATCAGGGACGTCTGGTGA
- a CDS encoding DUF2752 domain-containing protein, with the protein MTQLSPPRYAVADPCAQPTPWRRTRSMVLGGLAAVLLTVAVHFRDPHRHASWGLCPLYALTGLYCPGCGGMRAVNDLTNGDLRAAVSSNVLALTLLPVVIGWWLVEVRNRWRGVHVVPFTRRHASTATTLAAIVAIGFMVVRNTPWGAGFAP; encoded by the coding sequence ATGACCCAGCTCTCGCCGCCCCGATACGCGGTAGCTGACCCCTGTGCGCAACCGACACCGTGGCGGCGGACCCGCTCGATGGTGCTGGGTGGTCTGGCGGCAGTGCTGCTCACCGTCGCAGTGCACTTCCGCGATCCGCACCGGCACGCCTCGTGGGGGCTGTGCCCGCTGTATGCGCTGACCGGTCTCTACTGTCCCGGTTGCGGTGGAATGCGAGCAGTGAACGACCTCACCAATGGCGATCTGCGGGCGGCCGTCTCGAGCAACGTGCTCGCGCTGACGCTGTTGCCGGTGGTCATCGGATGGTGGCTGGTCGAGGTGCGCAATCGTTGGCGGGGCGTGCACGTGGTGCCGTTCACCCGCCGACACGCCAGCACCGCGACCACCCTCGCGGCCATCGTCGCGATTGGTTTCATGGTTGTACGCAACACGCCGTGGGGCGCCGGGTTCGCGCCCTGA
- a CDS encoding DUF2469 domain-containing protein, translating into MSAEDLEKYETEQELALYREYRDVVGLFTHVVETERRFYLCNEVDVLVRGEGAEVFFDVRMNDAWVWDIYRPARFVKKVRVITFKDVNVEELPDREMELPD; encoded by the coding sequence GTGAGCGCCGAAGACCTGGAAAAATATGAGACCGAGCAGGAACTCGCGTTGTACCGGGAATACCGCGACGTGGTGGGACTTTTCACCCACGTCGTGGAGACCGAGCGTCGCTTCTACCTGTGTAACGAGGTCGACGTACTGGTGCGGGGTGAGGGCGCCGAGGTGTTCTTCGACGTGCGGATGAACGACGCCTGGGTCTGGGACATCTACCGCCCCGCCCGTTTCGTCAAGAAAGTCCGCGTCATCACCTTCAAAGACGTGAATGTGGAAGAGCTGCCGGACCGCGAGATGGAACTACCCGACTGA